One stretch of Eupeodes corollae chromosome 2, idEupCoro1.1, whole genome shotgun sequence DNA includes these proteins:
- the LOC129946560 gene encoding farnesol dehydrogenase-like → MDRWNNCVAVVTGASCGIGEACASKLVQAGLRVVALARRADRLEENHSKFPIECQERYFPRKCDITNEEEVKATFDWIEETLGGTDILVNNAGCLREGNILDMDSKLIHEVLLTNINGLIYCTQAAFRSMKKRKFDGHLVHINSVCGSNVICSGLGTPSFNIYPPSKFAVTALNEIIRQELNNFGTKIKSTSIHPGLTRTEIFSPETFSEMGEAILSPESVADTIMYVISTPPDVLIKDLTVKAVGEVF, encoded by the exons ATGGATCGTTGGAATAATTGTGTTGCTGTTGTAACTGGAGCTAGTTGTGGTATCGGAGAAGCTTGTGCAAGTAAATTAGTCCAAGCTGGACTAAGGGTTGTTGCTCTAGCTCGTAGAGCGGATCGTTTGGAGGAAAATCACTCCAAGTTCCCCATTGAATGTCAAGAGAGATATTTTCCACGGAAATGTGATATAACAAATGAAGAAGAAGTCAAGGCGACTTTCGATTGGATCGAAGAAACCCTAGGTGGAACTGATATACTGGTCAATAACGCCGGTTGTCTTCGGGAGGGAAATATTCTCGATATGGATTCAAAACTAATCCATGAAGTTTTGCTAACAAATATCAATGGCCTCATTTACTGTACTCAGGCAGCATTTCGAAGCATGAAGAAACGAAAATTTGATGGACATTTGGTGCATATAAACAGTGTTTGTGGATCGAATGTAATTTGTTCGGGATTGGGAACACCGAGTTTTAATATTTATCCACCATCGAAGTTTGCTGTTACTGCATTGAATGAAATAATTCGACAAGAATTGAATAATTTCGgaactaaaattaaatctaca aGTATTCATCCAGGATTGACACGTACTGAGATTTTTTCACCAGAGACGTTCAGCGAAATGGGAGAAGCTATTTTGTCGCCAGAAAGTGTTGCTGATACAATTATGTATGTTATTTCAACACCTCCtgatgttttaattaaagatttaaCAGTTAAGGCTGTTGGTGAggtattttga